GTGACCGCCGTTACCCCGCCCCCTGCGCGGTGTCCGGGTCGTAGCGGAGCAGGCTCAGCGGACCGAACTCGTCGTCCGCGTCCACCGCGGTCAGGTCCGCGCAGGCCACCCGGGCCGACGCCACATCCAGTCCCGCACCGATCAACACGATGGTGTTGCGCGACGCCCCCTCGCCCCGCCGTGCCGCCCGTGCGGCGCGGACGCGTCCACCCACCGCGGACAGCTCGAGCGTCCCGCGGAAGAACTCCGACTCGACCTCGACCCAGCCCTTGATCCGGTAGCAGCCCGCCGGTGGCCGCTCCACCAGCCGGGCCACCGCACGTGGATTGACCGGCCCGTCGCCCTCCCACGTGAATTGCTGGTAGTCCTCGTGCAGGTGGTGGTGACCGGCATGCGCACCGTCATCCGGCCCGTCCTGCGCCCGCAGCAGGTCGTCCAGCGTCAGTTGCTCCGCACCGACGCGCTCCGGCCGCGGACCCGCGTCGACGAGGATCGCGGGGTCGACCGCCCCCTCGGCCGTGACGACGCGCGCCGCGGTCGGGTTGACCGTATCCAGCTCCGCCCCCACCGACGCCAGCGTTGCACCGTCAACCAAGTCGGCCTTGTTGACCACCACCAGGTCGGCAACCCGGGTGTGCCGCAGCGCCTCGGCAGGAAGATCGCCGGCGGCGGCCGCCGCGGCGTCGACGACATAGACCATCCCGCCGTAGGCCACCTGCGGGTCGGCCATCCCCACCACGCGGCGGATCATGCTGACCGGGTCGGCGATCCCCGACGTCTCCACCACCACCGCGTCGACGTCGGTGCGCACCAAGCGGGCCAACGCGTCGTCGAAGCCGTCGGAATCGGTTGCGCAACACAGGCACCCGTTGCCGAATCCCACGACCCCGTCGACTTGGCTGGCGACCATCAGGGCGTCGACGTTGACCGCACCGAAATCATTGACACAAACCCCCAGCCGCCGGCCGTCGGCATGGCGCAACAGATGGTTGAGCACGGTCGTCTTCCCCGCTCCCAGGAATCCGCCGAGAATGATCACCGGCGTGGGACTAGGCACCGAGACACCCTTCGCACACCACGACGAGATCTCTCCCCTCCGCATCGGGAAAGTTCGCCACGTTCTTGGTCGCGTTGCCACACCGACTGCATCGGCCGATGACCGCGGCATGATCGGAGAAGTCGACGCTCATTCGATCGTCGAAGACGTACATCGAGCCCTCCCACAACCCGTCATCGCCATACTGCTCGCCATAGCGGACGATTCCACCGTCGATCTGATAGACCTCGGAGAATCCCCGTTCGACCAGCAAGGCGCTAAGGACCTCGCACCGGACTCCACCGGTGCAATAGGTGATGACTGGACGATCGCGATACTCGTCGAAACGACCGCCGTCGACAAAGTCGAGAAGGTCGCGCGTGGTCTGCGCGGGGGGTATGACGGCATTGCGGAATCGCCCGATCTGGCCCTCGATGGCATTTCGCCCGTCGATGAAGACGACCTCGTCACCACGCCGCTGAACCAATGCGTTTACCTGTGTCGGACTCAAGTGGACGCCTGTCCCGACCACCCCGTCGGCGTCCACACGCACCCGCGACGGGTCGCCGAAGGTCACGATCTCGGGGCGGACCTTCACCGAGAGCCGCGGAAAATCGGCTCCCCCGCCCTCCGACCACTTGATATCGGCATCGGCGAACGCGGGGTATTGCCGGGTCGCTCTGACGTACCGTTTGACGTCGGGGAGGTCACCTCCGACGGTGGCGTTGATACCGTGGGGCGACACGATGATTCGACCGGTCAGCCCCGACGTCGACGCCAGCGCGAGTTGCCACAGCCGGATGGCCTCCGGGTCGGACAGCGGCGTGAACACGTAGAACAGCACAATCTTGGGAGTCGCCACAGTGCAAGGTTACGGATATCGACGGCGCGCGCGGCGCCGGGTGCGGGTGGCCTGGGCCGGGGCCGCCGCACTCATGGTCGCGACGGCGGCGCTGTCGGTGAACGGCTGCTCGATCGTCTCCGACCTCGCCACCCCCGACGAGTCCCGCACGATCATCATCCCCGGGACCGATGCGCTCACCACGGAATCCTCGGTCGCCGCGACCGCGTCGACCGACCCGTCCGAAGACACCGACTCGGAGACGGGCCGGTGGGACGACTACTCCTACGGCCACGTCATCAACGTCGCGCCGCGCGCCGATGCCCAGCGGTATCACCGCGCCGCGAAGTCATCGCGGTCCCCACTGACGACGACGAGCGGATTTCACTTCAGCACCCCGGACCGGGCAGTGCAATGTTCGACCGGGGCGAATGGAACCGGGACACTGTCCTGCGTGTCCCGGCGGGTGGCGGGTCCACCGAACGCGCCCACCGGAACTCCGAGCACCTGCAAATGGAATCCGACGGCGGTCACCCTCGGCCCGGCCGGACCGGCGGCGGGCGCCTGTTCCGATCTCTATCCGGTAATGACTCGATCGACGATCCTTCCGTTCGGCGAGATGCTCGCCGTCGGCCGATTCAAATGCCTCAATTCGGTCGAGGGAATGTTCTGTATCCAGTCCACCGGCACCGGATTCGCCATCACCACCAATGGATTCCGCGAGATTCGCGCCGATCAACGCGCCCCGAAATCATTGCGCGGCCCCGCCCCTGATGAGGATCGACCGACGCGTAGCCGACCGTCATCGCGGCCCACCTCTTAATTCGCGTACAATTGCCAGCGTCCGTTAAGGAATTCCTGTTATCGTCTCTTTAGCCAATGGTGTTCACTAACGAGAAGCGCCGACAAACACGAGGGGTTATACAATGGCACGCAAGGCAGTAATCCAGATTTTCGATGATCTTGACGGCAAGCAGCTCGACGAGCACGAGACCGTCCGATTCAGCATCGACGGCCGGTCGTATGAATTCGACACCTCGCCCAAGAACGCCGCCGCATTCCGCGATTCGCTGGCCAAGTACATCGCGGCCGCGCGTCCGGTGCGGGCCGGCGGTCGCCGTCAGTCCGGCGGTCGCGGCAAGTTCGAGACCCAGAAGATCCGCGATTGGGCCAACGCCAACGGTTACACCGTGAGCGACCGGGGCCGGATCCCCGGACACATCGTCGAAGCCTACGAAGCGGCGAACTGACTTCCCCGAACAACAGCCCAGCGCCACGAAGGCCTCTGCCTTCGGGGCGCTGTTCTGTGATGGGGCGACTCACTGATCCGGGACGGGACTCGTCGGTCCTTCCCCGTCGGCGAGTAGTTCACGCAGGGTCGTGATCACTCCCTGCTCGACGTTGCTCGGGATCTGCACCCCGGCGGCGGCTGCCACCGCCGGATGGGCATTGGCGACGGCAAATGAGTGCTGCGCGGCGGCGAGCATTTCCAGGTCGTTGAGGTAGTCGCCGAATGCCGCGGTCTGCTCGGGGCCCACGGCAAGATTGCGTTGCAGCACCCGTACTCCGACGCCTTTGTCCGCCTGTCGGCTCATGATGTCGATCCAAGGTCCGCTCGACCACCGCCCCGTCGGTCCGCTCGACCACCGCCCCGTCGGCCCGGCAGACCACCACGCCGAGGTCCGCGCGGTCATCTGCGCCAGCAGCGGCCAAAACGCGTCCGGGATGGCACCGTCGTCGAGCAACAGCGTGCCATCCATGTCGCA
The window above is part of the Gordonia crocea genome. Proteins encoded here:
- the trhO gene encoding oxygen-dependent tRNA uridine(34) hydroxylase TrhO, with translation MATPKIVLFYVFTPLSDPEAIRLWQLALASTSGLTGRIIVSPHGINATVGGDLPDVKRYVRATRQYPAFADADIKWSEGGGADFPRLSVKVRPEIVTFGDPSRVRVDADGVVGTGVHLSPTQVNALVQRRGDEVVFIDGRNAIEGQIGRFRNAVIPPAQTTRDLLDFVDGGRFDEYRDRPVITYCTGGVRCEVLSALLVERGFSEVYQIDGGIVRYGEQYGDDGLWEGSMYVFDDRMSVDFSDHAAVIGRCSRCGNATKNVANFPDAEGRDLVVVCEGCLGA
- a CDS encoding HAD family hydrolase, which produces MTGIRLVVCDMDGTLLLDDGAIPDAFWPLLAQMTARTSAWWSAGPTGRWSSGPTGRWSSGPWIDIMSRQADKGVGVRVLQRNLAVGPEQTAAFGDYLNDLEMLAAAQHSFAVANAHPAVAAAAGVQIPSNVEQGVITTLRELLADGEGPTSPVPDQ
- a CDS encoding CobW family GTP-binding protein, coding for MPSPTPVIILGGFLGAGKTTVLNHLLRHADGRRLGVCVNDFGAVNVDALMVASQVDGVVGFGNGCLCCATDSDGFDDALARLVRTDVDAVVVETSGIADPVSMIRRVVGMADPQVAYGGMVYVVDAAAAAAGDLPAEALRHTRVADLVVVNKADLVDGATLASVGAELDTVNPTAARVVTAEGAVDPAILVDAGPRPERVGAEQLTLDDLLRAQDGPDDGAHAGHHHLHEDYQQFTWEGDGPVNPRAVARLVERPPAGCYRIKGWVEVESEFFRGTLELSAVGGRVRAARAARRGEGASRNTIVLIGAGLDVASARVACADLTAVDADDEFGPLSLLRYDPDTAQGAG
- a CDS encoding histone-like nucleoid-structuring protein Lsr2 yields the protein MARKAVIQIFDDLDGKQLDEHETVRFSIDGRSYEFDTSPKNAAAFRDSLAKYIAAARPVRAGGRRQSGGRGKFETQKIRDWANANGYTVSDRGRIPGHIVEAYEAAN